One segment of Castanea sativa cultivar Marrone di Chiusa Pesio chromosome 3, ASM4071231v1 DNA contains the following:
- the LOC142629357 gene encoding protein POLLEN DEFECTIVE IN GUIDANCE 1 isoform X2: MSLRSDDRKLSFEILSNSTSFEEDESLFFYRSNSDPIQNGVVVQSRPKPNPNRKKRKHKRKKPIHSESSIREDPISEATLDPDTNRTNNGLESNCMHSYSVESSSVCTVVAEPDFQNVRGDGFNFGALRQRSVSISGASDDAASRVGGDNEKEKEKEKEKEEEEEESGGEVSSAVKQRAEPNGSVGCSNKLETEKSLDWKRLMADDPNLSFKVDKSPLKYFMEEMYNGNALRSTTTIGNEVERERVYDTIFRLPWRCELLIDVGFFVCLDSFLSLLTIMPTRILMTLWRLLRTRQFKMWSAAELSDFGCFLIMACGVTLLQRTDISLIYHMIRGQGTIKLYVVYNVLEIFDRLCQNFNGDVLQTLFNSTEGLASCPPENRRLWVWRFICDEALAMGASIAHSFILLAQAITLSTVIVAHNNALLALLVSNNFAEIKSNVFKRFSKDNIHGLVYFDSVERFHISAFMLFVLAQNILEAEGPWFESFVSNALMVFICEMAIDIIKHSFIAKFNDIKPTVYSEFLEDLCKQLKKDQHLLEGQCGFDPSMLPLHLIQPCQVIL; encoded by the exons ATGTCGCTGAGATCCGACGATAGAAAACTGTCTTTCGAGATTCTGAGCAACAGCACGTCTTTCGAAGAAGACGAGTCCTTATTCTTCTACCGCTCAAACTCAGATCCAATCCAAAACGGCGTCGTCGTCCAATCCAGGCCCAAGCCCAATCCCAATCGCAAGAAACGGAAACACAAGCGAAAGAAACCGATCCACTCCGAGTCCTCCATTCGCGAAGATCCGATTTCAGAAGCAACCCTCGATCCCGATACGAATCGCACAAACAACGGATTGGAATCGAATTGCATGCACAGTTACAGCGTCGAGAGCAGTAGCGTGTGTACGGTGGTGGCGGAGCCGGATTTCCAGAACGTGCGCGGCGACGGGTTCAATTTCGGGGCGCTGCGGCAGAGGAGCGTCAGCATCAGCGGCGCCAGTGACGACGCGGCGTCGCGGGTTGGGGGAGACAAtgagaaggagaaagagaaggagaaagagaaggaggaggaggaggaggagagcgGCGGAGAAGTGAGCTCCGCCGTGAAGCAACGGGCCGAGCCGAACGGGAGTGTCGGTTGCTCCAACAAGTTAGAGACTGAGAAGTCATTGGATTGGAAGCGGCTAATGGCGGATGATCCCAATT TGTCGTTCAAGGTCGATAAGTCACCCTTGAAGTACTTCATGGAAGAAATGTACAATGGCAATGCGTTACGGAGCACAACGACTATTGGTAATGAGGTAGAGCGCGAAAGAGTTTACGATACTATCTTCCGCCTGCCTTGGAGATGTGAATTG CTTATAGATGTTGGCTTCTTTGTCTGCTTGGATTCATTTCTATCCCTGTTAACTATCATGCCAACAAGGATTCTAATGACCTTATGGAGGCTCTTACGCACAAG GCAGTTCAAGATGTGGTCTGCAGCAGAACTGTCTGATTTTGGCTGTTTTCTTATAATGGCCTGTGGAGTCACTCTTTTGCAGCGAACAG ATATCAGCTTAATATATCACATGATTCGTGGTCAAGGAACAATCAAATTATATGTGGTGTACAATGTTTTAGAG aTATTTGATAGACTATGCCAAAATTTTAATGGGGATGTATTGCAAACTTTATTTAATTCGACGGAGGGACTAGCTAGTTGTCCACCTGAAAACAGGAGATTATGGGTGTGGAGATTCATTTGTGACGAAGCTTTAGCCATGGGCGCTTCAA TTGCTCATTCCTTCATATTGCTAGCTCAGGCAATCACTTTATCTACAGTTATTGTTGCTCACAATAATGCCTTGCTTGCTTTATTGGTGTCCAATAACTTTGCCGAGATAAAAAGTAATGTGTTTAAGCGTTTTAGCAAGGATAACATTCACGGTCTGGTATACTTTG ATTCAGTAGAGAGATTTCACATTTCGGCATTCATGTTATTCGTTTTGGCTCAAAATATTTTGGAGGCTGAGGGTCCCTGGTTTGAAAGTTTTGTTTCT AACGCACTCATGGTTTTCATCTGTGAAATGGCTATTGATATCATAAAACATTCATTCATTGCCAAATTCAATGACATAAAGCCTACTGTATATTCTGAGTTCCTTGAAGACCTATGCAAGCAG CTCAAGAAAGATCAGCATCTCTTGGAAGGACAATGTGGATTTGACCCATCGATGCTGCCCCTGCATTTGATCCAACCCTGCCAAGTGATCCTCTGA
- the LOC142629357 gene encoding protein POLLEN DEFECTIVE IN GUIDANCE 1 isoform X1, which produces MSLRSDDRKLSFEILSNSTSFEEDESLFFYRSNSDPIQNGVVVQSRPKPNPNRKKRKHKRKKPIHSESSIREDPISEATLDPDTNRTNNGLESNCMHSYSVESSSVCTVVAEPDFQNVRGDGFNFGALRQRSVSISGASDDAASRVGGDNEKEKEKEKEKEEEEEESGGEVSSAVKQRAEPNGSVGCSNKLETEKSLDWKRLMADDPNLSFKVDKSPLKYFMEEMYNGNALRSTTTIGNEVERERVYDTIFRLPWRCELLIDVGFFVCLDSFLSLLTIMPTRILMTLWRLLRTRQFKMWSAAELSDFGCFLIMACGVTLLQRTDISLIYHMIRGQGTIKLYVVYNVLEIFDRLCQNFNGDVLQTLFNSTEGLASCPPENRRLWVWRFICDEALAMGASIAHSFILLAQAITLSTVIVAHNNALLALLVSNNFAEIKSNVFKRFSKDNIHGLVYFDSVERFHISAFMLFVLAQNILEAEGPWFESFVSNALMVFICEMAIDIIKHSFIAKFNDIKPTVYSEFLEDLCKQTLNTQTESAKKNLTFVPLAPACVVIRVLTPVYAAHLPYNPLPWRLFWILFLSAMTYVMLTSLKVMVGMGLQKHATWYVNRCRKRKHHLHYD; this is translated from the exons ATGTCGCTGAGATCCGACGATAGAAAACTGTCTTTCGAGATTCTGAGCAACAGCACGTCTTTCGAAGAAGACGAGTCCTTATTCTTCTACCGCTCAAACTCAGATCCAATCCAAAACGGCGTCGTCGTCCAATCCAGGCCCAAGCCCAATCCCAATCGCAAGAAACGGAAACACAAGCGAAAGAAACCGATCCACTCCGAGTCCTCCATTCGCGAAGATCCGATTTCAGAAGCAACCCTCGATCCCGATACGAATCGCACAAACAACGGATTGGAATCGAATTGCATGCACAGTTACAGCGTCGAGAGCAGTAGCGTGTGTACGGTGGTGGCGGAGCCGGATTTCCAGAACGTGCGCGGCGACGGGTTCAATTTCGGGGCGCTGCGGCAGAGGAGCGTCAGCATCAGCGGCGCCAGTGACGACGCGGCGTCGCGGGTTGGGGGAGACAAtgagaaggagaaagagaaggagaaagagaaggaggaggaggaggaggagagcgGCGGAGAAGTGAGCTCCGCCGTGAAGCAACGGGCCGAGCCGAACGGGAGTGTCGGTTGCTCCAACAAGTTAGAGACTGAGAAGTCATTGGATTGGAAGCGGCTAATGGCGGATGATCCCAATT TGTCGTTCAAGGTCGATAAGTCACCCTTGAAGTACTTCATGGAAGAAATGTACAATGGCAATGCGTTACGGAGCACAACGACTATTGGTAATGAGGTAGAGCGCGAAAGAGTTTACGATACTATCTTCCGCCTGCCTTGGAGATGTGAATTG CTTATAGATGTTGGCTTCTTTGTCTGCTTGGATTCATTTCTATCCCTGTTAACTATCATGCCAACAAGGATTCTAATGACCTTATGGAGGCTCTTACGCACAAG GCAGTTCAAGATGTGGTCTGCAGCAGAACTGTCTGATTTTGGCTGTTTTCTTATAATGGCCTGTGGAGTCACTCTTTTGCAGCGAACAG ATATCAGCTTAATATATCACATGATTCGTGGTCAAGGAACAATCAAATTATATGTGGTGTACAATGTTTTAGAG aTATTTGATAGACTATGCCAAAATTTTAATGGGGATGTATTGCAAACTTTATTTAATTCGACGGAGGGACTAGCTAGTTGTCCACCTGAAAACAGGAGATTATGGGTGTGGAGATTCATTTGTGACGAAGCTTTAGCCATGGGCGCTTCAA TTGCTCATTCCTTCATATTGCTAGCTCAGGCAATCACTTTATCTACAGTTATTGTTGCTCACAATAATGCCTTGCTTGCTTTATTGGTGTCCAATAACTTTGCCGAGATAAAAAGTAATGTGTTTAAGCGTTTTAGCAAGGATAACATTCACGGTCTGGTATACTTTG ATTCAGTAGAGAGATTTCACATTTCGGCATTCATGTTATTCGTTTTGGCTCAAAATATTTTGGAGGCTGAGGGTCCCTGGTTTGAAAGTTTTGTTTCT AACGCACTCATGGTTTTCATCTGTGAAATGGCTATTGATATCATAAAACATTCATTCATTGCCAAATTCAATGACATAAAGCCTACTGTATATTCTGAGTTCCTTGAAGACCTATGCAAGCAG ACGTTGAATACACAAACTGAGAGTGCAAAGAAAAATCTCACGTTTGTACCTCTGGCACCAGCTTGTGTG GTTATCCGGGTGCTGACTCCAGTCTATGCTGCTCATCTTCCATATAATCCCCTCCCATGGAGGCTCTTCTGGATTTTGTTCTTGTCTGCTATGACCTATGTCATGCTCACAAGCCTCAAGGTGATGGTTGGCATGGGCCTTCAAAAGCATGCTACTTGGTATGTGAACAGGTGCAGAAAGAGAAAACACCATCTCCACtatgattaa